One part of the Salinivirga cyanobacteriivorans genome encodes these proteins:
- a CDS encoding T9SS type A sorting domain-containing protein yields the protein MKKYRIQVFFLFIIIPALGFGQSVISSLNATGNNVSWTVGEMVVFTNSTGSLSVTHGFHQPLTDGTLNIEEFHEQGNLDLEINAYPNPARERLFISVNTDKQRNITLTLLSVEGRQIKSMVVNTTQDKVAFSLQGIESGIYLLRADSENASSISKIIKQ from the coding sequence ATGAAGAAATATCGCATACAAGTCTTCTTTCTATTTATCATTATACCAGCTTTGGGATTTGGCCAATCGGTTATTAGCAGCCTAAATGCCACGGGTAATAATGTGAGTTGGACGGTAGGCGAAATGGTCGTCTTTACCAACAGCACAGGCTCGTTGAGTGTGACCCACGGTTTTCATCAACCACTGACAGACGGCACTCTTAACATTGAAGAATTTCACGAACAGGGTAACCTGGACCTGGAAATAAATGCATACCCCAATCCAGCACGGGAACGTCTTTTCATTTCCGTGAATACGGACAAGCAAAGGAATATTACGCTCACATTGCTCAGTGTGGAAGGGAGACAGATCAAGTCCATGGTAGTCAATACCACGCAGGACAAAGTGGCATTTTCCTTACAGGGCATTGAATCGGGCATTTATTTGCTCCGGGCCGATAGTGAAAATGCCTCAAGCATTTCTAAAATCATTAAACAATAA
- a CDS encoding acyl-CoA carboxylase subunit beta, whose translation MSIKEKFKKLEEQTREAMKGGGEERIEKQHKAGRLTARERIDLLLDPNSFVEVDRFMTHRNQNFKMPKFFGDGVVTGYGKIDGRLIYVFAQDFTVYGGTLSRANADKVVKIMQMALKMGAPVIGLNDSGGARIQEGVESLAGYADIFHLNVRGSGVIPQISAVLGPCAGGAVYSPALTDFILMTQKSSYMFVTGPDVIKTVTHEEVTKEDLGGAMTHNSKSGVAHLMAEDDEKAMMMLRELMSFLPSNNMEDPPIKPCTDDVHREDESLQELVPDDPNKPYDIKDIITKVVDDHNFFEIMPHYAQNIVVGFARMGGRPVGIVANQPAHLAGVLDIESSMKGARFVRFCDSFNIPLITFEDVPGFLPGTDQEFGGIIKHGAKLLYAFSEATVPKITIITRKAYGGAYDVMSSKHLGADVNLAYPTAEIAVMGPEGAVNIIYRKENLNEEERKQKVQEYKEKFASPYRAAELGYIDEIIYPKQTRSKIIEALEMTQNKTEAMPPKKHGNIPL comes from the coding sequence ATGAGCATAAAGGAAAAATTTAAAAAACTCGAAGAGCAAACTCGCGAAGCCATGAAAGGTGGAGGCGAAGAGCGCATTGAAAAGCAACATAAAGCTGGTCGTTTAACCGCGCGGGAGCGAATTGATCTATTACTTGATCCGAACAGTTTTGTTGAGGTGGACCGCTTCATGACCCACCGCAACCAGAATTTTAAAATGCCTAAATTCTTTGGCGATGGCGTGGTTACAGGGTATGGTAAAATCGATGGGCGCCTGATTTACGTATTTGCCCAGGATTTTACCGTGTATGGAGGTACGCTGAGTCGGGCCAATGCCGATAAAGTGGTGAAAATTATGCAAATGGCCCTGAAAATGGGAGCTCCCGTAATTGGATTGAACGACAGTGGTGGCGCTCGAATTCAGGAAGGTGTGGAGAGCCTGGCCGGATATGCCGATATTTTTCATCTTAATGTAAGGGGCTCCGGCGTAATACCCCAGATTTCAGCTGTGCTTGGTCCATGTGCCGGTGGAGCCGTTTACTCACCCGCACTCACCGATTTTATCCTTATGACACAGAAGTCGAGTTACATGTTCGTAACCGGTCCCGATGTAATTAAAACGGTGACCCACGAAGAGGTAACCAAAGAGGACCTGGGTGGTGCCATGACCCATAACTCCAAAAGTGGTGTGGCACATCTGATGGCCGAAGACGATGAAAAAGCCATGATGATGCTGCGGGAACTGATGAGCTTTTTACCTTCGAACAATATGGAAGACCCACCCATAAAACCCTGTACCGACGACGTACACCGTGAGGATGAGTCGCTGCAGGAGCTCGTACCCGACGATCCTAATAAACCTTACGACATAAAAGATATCATCACTAAAGTGGTAGACGATCATAACTTTTTTGAAATCATGCCGCACTACGCCCAAAATATTGTGGTGGGCTTTGCCCGTATGGGTGGACGGCCCGTGGGCATTGTGGCCAACCAGCCTGCACACCTGGCCGGTGTGCTCGACATTGAAAGCAGCATGAAAGGGGCCCGCTTCGTGCGTTTCTGCGATTCGTTTAATATTCCCCTTATCACCTTTGAAGATGTGCCCGGCTTCCTGCCCGGTACAGATCAGGAATTTGGTGGGATTATTAAGCATGGTGCAAAATTGCTTTATGCCTTCTCTGAGGCTACAGTACCAAAAATTACCATCATTACACGTAAAGCCTATGGTGGTGCATATGACGTAATGTCGTCAAAACACCTCGGTGCCGATGTGAACCTGGCTTACCCCACAGCTGAAATTGCCGTAATGGGGCCCGAAGGCGCGGTGAACATTATTTATCGTAAAGAGAACCTTAATGAAGAGGAGCGCAAGCAAAAAGTACAGGAATACAAGGAGAAATTTGCCAGTCCATACCGTGCGGCGGAGCTGGGGTATATTGATGAAATTATTTACCCCAAACAAACCCGCTCGAAAATTATCGAGGCGCTGGAAATGACCCAAAACAAAACCGAAGCCATGCCACCCAAAAAGCATGGTAATATCCCACTGTAA
- a CDS encoding mechanosensitive ion channel family protein, which produces MKKYFRIIISLLLLIYISVLEPFFRFLDIFQYLDVNLIRTLQKALIIACSSWVIIEFVHILKNRLLKRFDISEEDNLKSRKLHTQINLIEKVIVFLIIITGIGLILLSIESIRQIGVGIFASAGVVGIIIGLSAQKIVGALLAGIQIAITQPFRVDDAVLVENEWGWIEEINLTYIVVRIWDKRRLVLPTTYFIEKPFQNWTRNTADIIGTVFLYTDYTISFDALRKELTRLLNSTELWDQKVNVLQVTDTKETTVEIRILVSAKNSPTAWDLRVYIREKMIEFIQKNYPQCLPKTRLLFDKADLQKHGYAGEQER; this is translated from the coding sequence ATGAAAAAGTATTTCCGTATAATCATAAGCCTTCTTTTACTGATTTATATTTCTGTATTAGAACCATTTTTTAGGTTTTTAGACATTTTTCAATACCTGGATGTCAATCTGATTCGTACACTTCAAAAGGCACTGATTATAGCCTGTTCATCCTGGGTTATAATTGAATTTGTGCATATTCTAAAAAACCGTTTACTCAAACGGTTCGATATTTCAGAAGAAGATAACCTTAAATCAAGAAAACTTCATACACAGATAAACCTTATTGAAAAGGTAATTGTGTTTTTAATTATTATTACAGGCATTGGTTTAATTTTACTATCAATTGAAAGCATCAGACAAATTGGTGTCGGTATTTTTGCTTCTGCCGGGGTTGTGGGAATCATAATTGGCCTTTCGGCCCAAAAAATTGTAGGAGCTCTGCTGGCCGGTATTCAAATCGCAATAACACAGCCATTTAGGGTTGATGATGCAGTGCTTGTGGAGAATGAGTGGGGATGGATAGAAGAAATAAACCTAACTTATATTGTAGTTCGAATATGGGATAAAAGACGACTGGTTTTGCCGACAACTTATTTTATTGAAAAACCTTTTCAAAATTGGACCCGAAACACAGCCGATATTATTGGTACAGTTTTTCTTTATACCGATTATACCATATCTTTTGATGCCCTTAGAAAAGAATTAACCAGATTGCTTAATAGTACTGAATTATGGGATCAAAAGGTTAATGTGCTTCAGGTTACAGACACAAAGGAAACTACAGTTGAAATCCGGATTCTTGTAAGTGCGAAAAATTCCCCTACCGCTTGGGATTTAAGGGTTTATATCAGAGAAAAAATGATTGAATTTATTCAAAAAAACTATCCCCAATGTTTACCCAAAACCAGATTGTTATTTGACAAAGCTGATTTGCAAAAGCATGGTTATGCAGGTGAACAGGAAAGATAA
- the accC gene encoding acetyl-CoA carboxylase biotin carboxylase subunit: protein MIQKVLVANRGEIAVRVMRTCHEMGLKSVAVYSDADRRSMHVRYADEAIHIGPAPSRESYLNIDRILQAAKEIGADAIHPGYGFLSENAEFSDRCKTEDIVFIGPDAHAIKTMGDKISARKTMEKAGVPIVPGTLDPIDDEAKAVEKIMEIGLPVMIKASAGGGGKGMRLVHEEQNILSAIRSARSEALDAFGDGSVYIEKYIKSPHHIEFQILADNHGNAIHLFERECSVQRRHQKVVEETPSPLLTQEVREEMGEHAVNAAKAVNYSGAGTVEFVMDDDLNYYFLEMNTRLQVEHPITERVVGIDLVKEQVNIANNKKLQYTQMDLFQHGHAIECRIYAEDPDNNFMPSPGVIKHITEPMGLGVRTDGYVYEGFEIPMHYDPMISKLIVWAPNRDDAIKRMKRALYEYKITGVKTTIRFLERVMEHEVFQSGNYNTTFIDNYGEDLFIKEGCDSECQDMAVIAAFLDYQTKLKKAKPPKHGGQMTNNWKAYGRRRIKIRI, encoded by the coding sequence ATGATACAAAAAGTTCTAGTGGCCAATCGTGGTGAAATTGCCGTGCGTGTGATGCGCACCTGCCATGAGATGGGCCTGAAATCGGTTGCAGTTTACTCTGATGCCGATCGTAGATCAATGCATGTACGCTACGCCGATGAGGCTATACACATTGGTCCGGCGCCGTCCAGGGAAAGTTATCTGAATATCGACCGTATATTACAAGCGGCTAAAGAGATTGGAGCCGATGCTATTCATCCCGGATACGGTTTCCTTTCAGAAAATGCCGAATTTTCAGATCGCTGCAAGACTGAAGACATTGTTTTCATAGGGCCTGATGCCCATGCCATTAAAACTATGGGTGATAAAATATCGGCCCGCAAAACCATGGAGAAGGCTGGTGTGCCTATAGTTCCGGGTACACTTGACCCGATTGATGATGAGGCGAAAGCCGTAGAGAAAATTATGGAAATAGGTCTGCCGGTAATGATAAAAGCCTCTGCCGGTGGTGGAGGCAAGGGAATGCGATTGGTACATGAAGAGCAAAACATTTTATCTGCCATAAGAAGTGCGCGATCAGAGGCACTTGATGCTTTTGGTGATGGGAGTGTGTACATTGAGAAGTACATTAAATCCCCGCACCATATTGAATTTCAGATTTTGGCCGATAATCACGGCAATGCCATTCATCTATTTGAGCGTGAATGCTCCGTGCAGCGCCGACACCAGAAAGTGGTGGAGGAGACCCCATCGCCCTTGTTGACACAAGAAGTGCGGGAAGAGATGGGCGAACATGCCGTGAATGCCGCCAAAGCCGTTAATTATAGCGGAGCTGGCACAGTGGAGTTTGTAATGGATGATGATTTGAATTACTATTTCCTCGAGATGAATACCCGCTTGCAGGTGGAGCATCCAATTACTGAGCGCGTTGTGGGCATCGATCTTGTGAAGGAACAAGTCAACATTGCCAACAACAAAAAATTACAGTACACTCAAATGGATCTTTTTCAGCACGGTCATGCTATAGAGTGCCGCATTTATGCAGAAGATCCTGACAATAATTTCATGCCAAGCCCCGGTGTAATAAAACATATTACTGAACCAATGGGGCTGGGAGTGCGCACCGATGGATACGTGTATGAAGGATTTGAAATTCCAATGCATTATGACCCTATGATTTCCAAGTTGATCGTTTGGGCTCCCAACCGCGACGATGCTATTAAACGCATGAAAAGAGCACTGTATGAATATAAAATTACCGGAGTAAAAACCACAATTCGCTTCCTGGAGCGTGTGATGGAACACGAAGTATTTCAATCCGGTAATTACAATACCACGTTTATTGATAATTACGGTGAAGACCTCTTTATAAAAGAAGGATGTGATAGCGAATGCCAGGATATGGCAGTAATTGCCGCTTTCCTCGATTATCAAACCAAACTTAAAAAAGCCAAACCACCAAAACATGGTGGGCAGATGACCAACAACTGGAAAGCCTACGGACGCCGTAGAATAAAAATCAGAATTTAA
- a CDS encoding T9SS type A sorting domain-containing protein encodes MSFPEEYEYFSPDYRVAPNEYFNGALPSFEDIWNVSEADFFNFNIGDELHILLETSESPFLCHRTLTKLNVLDKAIETEQLTITYKREKQIGTDSIYVDSLENGHYFYMYEDVLVDTFQQSYSKEIDANYSMPMLYSGYAANAMFMECGHFAYVSQFYQMNNDSCSCFFFEELSDIRFVLGLGGPYYTTQDLFNSYPSTERKIKYYHLADGSEYGEPLQFVSINNVINSADLNIYPNPATDLVKFDSGTFQPDRVVVFDTRGRKVLEKELFNPVSGSAVKVSHLPQGLYVFVLYRDDQIRARQTFIKQ; translated from the coding sequence GTGTCGTTTCCCGAAGAATATGAATATTTCTCTCCTGATTATCGGGTTGCTCCAAATGAGTATTTTAATGGGGCTTTACCATCATTTGAAGATATTTGGAATGTTAGTGAGGCTGATTTTTTTAATTTTAATATTGGCGATGAACTGCATATTTTACTTGAAACTTCCGAAAGTCCTTTTTTGTGCCATAGAACATTAACCAAATTGAATGTTTTGGACAAAGCAATAGAAACGGAACAATTAACAATTACTTATAAGCGGGAAAAGCAAATTGGAACTGATTCGATTTATGTTGATTCATTGGAGAATGGTCATTATTTCTATATGTACGAGGATGTTTTGGTCGATACTTTTCAACAAAGTTATAGTAAAGAGATAGATGCCAATTATAGTATGCCAATGTTGTATTCTGGTTATGCTGCTAACGCTATGTTTATGGAATGTGGACATTTTGCATATGTTTCACAATTTTATCAAATGAATAATGATTCATGTTCCTGTTTCTTTTTTGAAGAATTGAGCGATATACGATTTGTTTTAGGTCTGGGAGGGCCTTATTATACAACACAAGATTTATTTAATAGTTATCCTTCTACTGAAAGAAAGATTAAATATTATCATTTGGCTGATGGTTCTGAATATGGCGAACCTCTGCAATTTGTATCTATAAATAATGTGATAAATTCTGCTGATTTAAATATTTACCCAAACCCGGCCACTGATTTAGTGAAATTTGATTCCGGAACCTTTCAGCCCGATAGAGTTGTTGTTTTCGATACCCGTGGACGTAAGGTGCTGGAGAAGGAGCTGTTCAACCCTGTATCGGGCAGTGCTGTGAAAGTCAGTCATTTGCCCCAGGGGCTTTATGTCTTTGTTTTGTATCGGGATGACCAGATTCGAGCCAGACAGACTTTTATCAAACAATAA
- a CDS encoding acetyl-CoA carboxylase biotin carboxyl carrier protein subunit, with the protein MALEIKINDRTTTVEQISANGSKYVLKVGDKTYEVDAMMVEEGAYSFIHNNNSYNIEVIEGENNKNFQVNTFYGNFTVDIIDAERKYLMSRKSGAGDDEAHMKAPMPGKVVRVPVKVGDEVKAGDTVVVVSAMKMESEYKVKKDRVVKEVHVKEGDLVKGGQTMVVVE; encoded by the coding sequence ATGGCACTTGAAATAAAAATAAATGATCGGACAACCACAGTAGAGCAAATTAGTGCTAATGGTTCGAAATATGTCTTAAAGGTAGGAGATAAAACCTATGAGGTGGATGCCATGATGGTAGAAGAAGGTGCGTATTCTTTTATTCACAATAATAATTCGTACAATATTGAAGTCATCGAAGGTGAAAATAACAAAAATTTCCAGGTAAATACTTTCTACGGGAATTTTACGGTTGATATTATTGATGCCGAACGTAAATACCTCATGAGTCGCAAATCCGGTGCAGGTGACGATGAGGCACATATGAAAGCTCCGATGCCGGGCAAAGTTGTGCGCGTGCCTGTGAAAGTAGGTGATGAAGTAAAAGCTGGCGATACCGTTGTAGTGGTTTCAGCCATGAAAATGGAAAGTGAATATAAAGTGAAAAAAGACCGTGTGGTTAAAGAGGTTCACGTCAAAGAAGGTGATCTGGTCAAAGGTGGCCAAACTATGGTGGTTGTTGAATAA